The following DNA comes from Meles meles chromosome 8, mMelMel3.1 paternal haplotype, whole genome shotgun sequence.
gaatcctattggctagtattttggcgagaatttttgtgtctgtgttcatcaaggatattggtctgtagttctcttttttggtgggatccttttctggtttggggatcaaggtgatgctggcctcataaaatgagtttggaagttttccttccgtttctattttttggaacagtttcaggagaataggaattagttcttctttaaatgtttggtagaattcccctgggaagccgtctggcccagggcttttgtttgtttggagatttttgatgactgtttctatctccttactggttatgggcctgttcaggttttctatttcttcctggttcagttgtggtagtttatatgtctctaggaatgcatccatttcttccagattgtccaatttgttggcgtagagttgctcatagtatgttcttataattgtctgtatttctttggtgttagttgtgatctctcctctttcattcatgattttattgatttgggtcctttctcttttcttttgatgagtctggccaggggtttatcaatcttattgattctttcaaagaaccagctcctagtttcattgattttttctattgtttttttggtttctatttcattgatttctgctctgatctttatgatttctcttctcctgctgggttgagggtttctttcttgttctttctccagctcctttaggtgtagggttaggttgtgtacttgagacctttcttgtttcttgagaaaggcttctaccgctatatattttcctctcaggactgcctttgctatgtcccacagattttgaactgttgtgttttcattatcatttgtttccatgatttttttcaattcttctttaatttcccggttgacccattcattctttagaaggatgttgtttagtctccatgtatttgggttctttccagctttcctcttgtgattgagttctagcttcagagcgttgtggtctgaaaatatgcagggaatgatcctaatcttttgataccggttgagacctgatatgtgacccaggatgtgatctattctggagaatgttccatgtgcactagagaagaatgtgtattctgttgctttgggatgaaatgttctgaatatatctgtgatgtccatctggtccagtgtgtcatttaaggcctttatttccttgttgatcttttgcttggatgatctgtccatttcagtgaggggagtgttaaagtcccctacgattattgtattattattgatgtgtttctttgattttgttattaattggttgatatagttggctgctcccacgttaggggcatagatatttaaaattgttagatcttcttgttggacagaccctttgagtaggatatagtgtccttcctcatctcttattatagtctttggcttaaaatctaattgatctgatataaggattgccaccccagctttcttctgatgcccattagcatggtaaattgttttccaccccctcactttaaatctggaggtgtcttcacgtctaaaatgggtttcttgcaggcaacatactgatgggttttgtttttttatccattctgataccctgtgtcttttgattggagcatttagcccattaacattcagggtaactattgagagatatgaatttagtgtcattattagcctgtaaggtgactgttcctgtatattgtctctgtacctttctgatctactacttttaggctctctctttgcttagaggacccctttcaatatttcctgtagagctggtttggtgtttgcaaattctttcagtttttgtttgtcctggaagcttttgatctctccttctattttcaatgatagcctagctggatagagtattcttggctgcatgtttttctcgttgagtgctctgaatatatcatgccagctcttcctggcctgccaggtctctgtggataagtctgctgccaatctaatatttttcccattgtatgttacagacttcttttctcgggctgctttcaggattttctctttgtcactaagacttgtcaattttactattaggtgacggggtgtggacctattcttgttgactttgaggggggttctctgcatctcctggattttgatgcttgttccctttgccatattagggaaattctctccaatgattctctccaatagaccttctgctcccctctctgtttcttcttcttctggaatcccaattattctaatgttgtttcatcttatggtgtcacttatctctcgaattctcccctcatggtccagtagctgtttgtccctcttttgttcggcttctttattctgtcctttggtcttctatatcactaattctttcttctgcctcatttatcctagcagtgagagcctccatttttgattgcacctcattaatagcttttttgatttcaacttggttagattttagttctttaatttctccagaaagggctttaatatctccagagagggtttctctaatatcttccatgcctttttcgagcccggctagaatgttcagaatcgtcattctgaactcttgatctgacatattaccaatgtctgtgttgattaggtccctagccttcggtactgtctcttgttcttttgtttgtggtgattttttctgccttgtcattttgtccagataagaggatatgaaggagcaaataaactactaaaagggtggcaaagaccccagaaaaatgcgctgtaaccaagtcagaagagacccctaattgtgggggggagaaaggggataaaaacaggttctgaaaaaaaaaataaagaaaaaaataaaaaaaagaaaaaaatttaaaaaataaaacaaagaaaaaatataaaaaagaaagaaaaaatatatatatttagataaactagtcaaaaaacgttaaaaaagaaaagggtataagttttaaaaaatttagcagaagaagaaaaaaaaaactgaaaaaagagaaaaaaaaaattgaagtagccgcaagagtaaagaatcatggggagaaagccatgagttccgtgctttgctttctcctcctctggaattgcgcagctgtcttaggaaatgaacctactttccttgatagatgaacttcgacctggctggatattttgttgatcttctgggggaggggcctgttgtagtgactctcaagtgtctttgcccgaggcgggattgcaccgcccttaccggaggccggactaagtaatcggctcgggttcgcttttgggagcttctgttccctgaacgctttccgtagagttctggaggatgggaatgaaaatggcggccttctagtctccggcccggaggagccgagagcctggggccccactcctcagtgagcccccagaggacagcacccaatcactcccgtatccccagcctctagccgcgctccgagctcacccagcccgcgaccagttcaaggtaaccccgagctgagagttcagtcctcggctctgtctctgcagccggcttctcagttctaatacctgcgagctctccgactctctgacacccccgatccttctgtgaccctgcgggacctggggccacgctgaccccgcgtgggcttcaccctggtttagcctctggagcaatgtccctcagtggaacaggcttttaaaagtcctgattttgtgctccgttgctccgctgcttgccgggagccggcccctccccccgcggtctatcttcccgtcgttttagattcacttctccgccagtcctacctttcagaaagtggttgattttctgtttctagagttgctgttcttcttctcttcgctctcccgttggatttgtaggtgtttgcaatgtttagataagctatcgagctgatctcctgctacctgatgtagtctcaggctgctacttctcctccatcttgactccccgccccccagcaccattttttgaagggacttttttccatttgatatttttcctgctttgttgaagattagttgaccatagagttgaggtccatATTTgatctctctattctgttccattggtctatgtgtctatttttgtttcaataccatgctgtcttggggtcgcagctttgtaatataacttgaaatcaggcaacatgatgtccccagctttgtttttcttttttaacatttatttcataatttgtgGTCCTTGctagttccatacacattttaggattcttttttccagctctttgaaaaatgccatttttctGCTTGTGGAGATTCAGATATGTAttcttatatctcaggctgattccATGGGTGATCAGAATGGTTTagtagatatccagctaaattctgGGAACTGGTTAAAATAGGGTCCCGTACTCCTCTACCATCTTCCCCGCACCCCCtaccatttgttttgtttcttaaattccacatgaatgaaatcatactgcATTAaactttctctgactggcttagcataatactctctagcttcatccgcatcattataaatggcaagatttcattcttttttatagcagagtaatattcaattgtatgtgtgtgtgtatatatatcacatcttctttatcgagatttttattttgtttgtgtgttcAGTTAGTCACTGTATAGtatatcatcagtttttgatttagtgttcaGTGAtccattagttgcgtataacacccagtgctcatcacaacatgtgctctccttaatagccatcaccctgttacctcatcctctcatccccctcccctctgaaaccctcagtttgtttctcaggatccatagtctctcatggttcatctccctctctgatttcttccccttcagttttctgtCCCTtgccctatggtcctccatgctattgcttatgtcccacatatgagttaaattatatgatagttgtctttctctgcttgatttaatcaagataaaaagcttctgcacagcaaaggaaataatcaacaaaactaagaagcaacccatggaatgtcATCTGCCAATGACATTACAGATTAAGGGTTGGAATCTAAGATCTATAGAAAATGTATcatactcaaaaaacaaataacccagtcaaaaaatgggcagaagatatgaacagatacttctccaaagaagacacacaaatggctaacagacacatgaaaaaatgttcaacatcactagccattagggaaatacaaaccaaaatcacaacgagataccaccttacaccagttagaatggcaaaaattaacaaaacaggaaacaagacatgttggcaaggatgtggataaagaGAAACTCttgcaatgttggtgggaatagaAGCTGGTatagacactctggaaaacagtatggaggttcctcaaggtgttaaaaatagagctaccttaggacccagcaattgcactactaggtatttaccccaaatgtacagatgtagtgagaagaaggggaATGTGCGAAGGTAGAGCGAAGTGGTGCCAAGACTGCCCATACCCTGCTAGGTCCACGGAGCAACTCCAGGAATGTGAATGTCCAGCAATTGCAGGGAAGCTGGCACCAGCACCAGCCCACCCAGGGAAAGCCCGGCAGGAGTTGCAGCTGCCGTCCCTAATGGCTACTAGCTCTGAAAGAGATCCTGGATATCCTATGGACGGGCAAAGCGGGCAGTGCTACCTGTGAGGATGCTGTCTGGGGAAGGGTGACTTTGATAAGTGTTTTGAGATCTCCGACCCTGACACTAAGGAGGTGTGCACAGGCAAGATTGTGGCTAAGTTGTTGCTGCTCAAGCTGCACCAGAAGAAGATGTCCATGGGGATATCCAGTCACACAGCTTCGCCCACCAGCACGTAGTAGACTCGCACAGCTTTTTCACGGCCAACAACTTCTATTTGTAGTGTTGGAGCTCTGCCACCAGTGGTCTTTCCTGGAGCTGCACAAGCGGAGGAAAGCAATGACTGCGCCAGAAGCTACAACCTTCCACAGATTGTCCTCAGCTGCAAGTACCTGCACCAAAACCAATACTGTACCAAAACTGTTACTCACCGGGACCTCAAGCTGGGCAAGTTTTTCCTGAATGAGGATCTGGAGATGAAAATAGGGGATTTGGCAACCAAAGTGGAATATGATGGGGAATGCAAGAAGACCCTGGGCCGAACTCCTAGTTGCGTAGCTCCTGAGGTGCTGAGCAATAAAGGGCACGGTTTGGAGGTGGACTTGTGGTCCATTGGGTGTATCATGTATACATTGTTAGTGGGCAAACCACCTTTTGAGACCTCTCGCCGCAAAGAGACATACCTCTGGATCAAGAAGAATGATTACAGTATTCCCAAACATATCAACCCTGTGACCACCTCCCTCATCCAGGATCCTACTGCCCGCCCCACCATTCAGGAGCTGCTCAGTGACGACTTCTTTACTTCCGGCTCCATCCCCGCCCCGGCTCCCCATCACCTGTCTCACCACTGCACCCCAGTTTTCCATCACTCTCAGCAGCCTGGACCCCAGCAACTGAAGCCTCTCACAGTCCTCAATAAAGCACAGAGAACTCCATGCCCTAGCGGCccagggaaagagaggagccagTAGTCCGGGAGACCAATGAGGCAGCGACTGCCCCCCGGTGACATGCTGCAACAGCTACACAGCATCAAAGCAGCCAAGCCCTTGGAGCGGGGGCTGGTGAGGCAAGAGGAGGCTGAGGATCCCGCCTGCATCCCCATCTTCTGGGTCAGCAGGTGCGTGGACTCTGAACAAGTACGGCCTCGGGTACCAGCAGCGCGACGAGGGCATGGGGGTGTTCTTCAACGACTCAACACACCTGATCCTCTACAATGACACAGAGCGCGATGGCACAGAGTCCTACCTCACCGTGAGCTCCCATCCCAGCTCCCTGATGAAGATTAGCCTCCTGAAGTATTTCCTGAACTACATGGCACCACTGTAGTAGCACCACTTCGCtcttgctgaaggcagacgtCAATATCACGCCCCGGGGAAGGTGATCAGCGGGCCGGGCTACCCTACCTGCGCACCTGGTTTTGCACCCGCAGAGCCATCACACCTCAGCAATGGCTGTGTGCAGACCAGCTTGTTCCAGGACCAAACCAAACTCATCCTGTGCAGGCTGCTGGCAGCCAGGACCTACAGCAAGGAGGAGCGGGACTTCCACACCTCGGGTTTGAGCCTGCTGGAGGACTACGGAGGCCCCAAGGAGCTGGCCCGCCGCTCTGCTACGCCCACACTCTGGTTGAGAAGCAGCTTAGCCCTCACTCAGCAGCCAACTCTCAAGAGGGCCTCCTCATAAGCCCTCTTCCCCTCTGGACTAACACCCCTTCTCACGCCCATAGCACCTTGGCCAGCACTGGTTAGCTCCCCTCCTGCGATTTTCTAGAATGTGGCTGCCAGCCCTGGGGTGAGGGAGAGCTCCATCATTCTTGCTGGTGGGGTGTCATAGTGTAAAGTTATTTTTGTACATGTTCAAGTGTGTGTTCCAGggcctcttccccttcctcctcagtCCCACTGTATGCATTGTACAGAAAACAGTACAGAATAGTTTGGCTAtgggggaaccttcctacactgctggtgtgaacgcaagctggtgcagctctggaaaacagcatggagggtcctcaagaagttgaaaatagagctaccctatgacccagcaatcgcactcctgggtatttaccccaaagatacaaatgtagtgatcccaaggggcctgtgcacccaaatgtttatagcagcaatgtccacaatagccaaactaaggaaagaacctagatgtccatcaacagaagaatggaaaaagaagatgtgagatagatagatagatagatagatagatatctcacatatatatatgtatatatatatatgtatatatatatatatatgtatatatatataatggaatattagccatcagaaaatgaaatcctgccatttgcaatgacgtggatgaaactagagagtattatgtcaAGAAAAGTAAGTCAGTTCAAGAAAGAtcattatcggggcgcctgggtggctcagtggtttaagccgctgccttcggctcaggtcatgatctcagggtcctgggatcgagtcccgcattgggctctctgctccgcagggagcctgcttccctctcactctctctgcctgcctctctgcttacttgtgatctctctctgtcaaataaataaataaaatctttaaaaaaaaaaaaaaaaaaaaaaaaaaaaaaaaaaagaaagatcattatcaagtgatttcattcatatatgaaacttaaacaaaacagaggatcatgggtgaagggagagaaaaataaaataagacaaactggagagggagacaaaccataagaaactcttaactgtaggaaagaaactgagggttgatggagggcagggggtaggaggatagggcaactgggtgacgggcattaaagagggcacatgatgtaatgagcactgggtgttatatgcaactgatgagtccctaaactctacctctgaaattaataatatactatatgttaattaaatggattttttttttagtatatgtgctgccgaagcaagcacggatttttttttaaatatcaaggagcacctgggtggctcagtgggttaagcctctgcaatcggctcaggtcatgatctcagggtcctggaatcaagccccacatttgctctatgctcagcggggagcctgattccccctctctctctgctgccactctgcctaccttgtgatctctctctctgtcaaataaataagcaaaatctttcaaaaaaaaaaaaagaacatcaaaaaATTCCACCTTTTCTCAAAGTATAACTACATATATGTCCATCTACATTTatgaatatgtttatattttgattatttttaaacaaataaagataCATAGAGAAATATATGGATGCATACATACCAAATTATTAACAAATCTAATTGTTGTATTTTaggtgacttctttttttcctgctttattaaagtataattgacaaataaaaattgcatatatttaGGGTACACAATATGACATTTTGACATATTGATACTgtgaaatatttaccaaaatcaagctaattaacatattcatttcctttcataGCTGCAATTcgtgtgagagagtgagagcacttAAGATCAAATCTCTTACAtacacaatgaattctggtacactgaaaagaaattttacaaataaatttaaaaaatcaaatctcttagcaaattttaaatatgcaatacagtattattaactatagtcaccatgctgtccATAAGATTTCCAGAAGTTATTCACCCTGCATAACCAAAATATTAGGCCCTTTCTATGTGATTGTCCAGGGATATCACAAGCTAACTCACAGGATGAGAAATGCAGTGAGGAATAACTTAACAACTTCCAAGACCAGAGCACTCACTGCTCTCATTTCACAGAGGCCAAGGGCAGTCTGCCTCAAAATGTGTCACTTCGgtacattaattatttttaataaaagttaaaaaaagccGATGCAAGGACTCTCAGGCTCATACTGTCCCCCTGAAAGCAGAAAACAGATCTCCCACATGAAGAATAACCTCTCTGTACCAAGTGAAAATACAACCTTATCACCAAAGATAGGACTTGAAAGTTGAGAAAACCGTAGAAACAaaccttgttatttttttttcctaatctacTACCTCGGACTAAATTTCTGCTTAGAATTCCCTACTAATTTAAGCTCCCAAACAcctgttttctttattctgtcaaTCCCTCAAAAATTCAttgtctctttctctaaaaagtttaaaaacttccTGCCTCAgtcatttctttaggtctcaatttcattattgggCTTCTGTGTGCACATAATaaacctttgatttttttttcctcttaatctgtctcatgtcagttTAATTCTTTGTCCAGCTGGAGCACCTTGAAGGATAGAGaaagaatttttccttccctacaatTTCATTGATTACCAAAAATTAGGCTACTGATAAGGACACATGACTCTGGTAATTCACATATCCAGCCAAAGACTAAATTCGGGAGGTAACCAGCTCAGTCAATGGCACTGCTCTCTCTGTTGTTTTGACAGTGGAAGATGCAAGTCTTGTCACCTTCCTGATGAATATGCTCCAAAAACAGAATATTTCCCAGTGTTTCCACTTACTGCTAGTGTTTCCACCCACTGCATCCACAGACCACATTGTGGATAACTAGAGATGCTGAAAATGTTGTTCCTCTGCCAAAGTTATTTCTGctttggaaaaaatatgtaagacaCCTGCTCCCGGATTTGCTTGGTCTTAATCCCATAAATGATGGGATTCAGCATAGGTGGAACCAGAATGCAGACATTAGCCAATAAGATGTGGATATGAGGTGGAATGTGGCGCCCAAACCGCTGAGTAAGGGTTGTAAAGATCGCAGGCCCATAAAACAGGATGATGATGCAGACATGGGAGCCACATGTGTTGAGAGCTTTGTGGCGAGCATCTTGGGAAGGCAtgtggaagacagcatggagaaTCAGcacataagaaacaaaaattaacagGACATCTAAGACCACTGTCGACGTGATGACAAAAAGTCCATACCAGATGTTCACTCGAATGTCATTACAAGCATATTTGGCCAAACCAATGTGTTCACAAAAGGTGTGTGGAATAATATTATTTTGGCAGAAAGTCAATCTTTTCAGAAGAAATATTATGGGGAAAATCATACAATAACTTCTCAGGAAGATGATCACACCGATTTTCCCTATCAGAGCAGGTGTAAGAATAGTGGTGTATCTCAGGGGGTAGCATATGGCAATGTAGCGGTCAAACGCCATCACCAGCAAGATCCCTGACTCAGAGATGAAGGTGCAGTGGATGAAGAAGAACTGAATGATGCAGCGATCCAGGGAGATCTCCCCAGCACGGAACCAGAAGATGGCCAAGGCCTGAGGTACGGTGCATGTGGAGAGCACGAGGTCTGCTCCAGCCAGCATGCAGAGGAAGAGGTACATGGGTTCCCGGAGGCTGCGACTTGTGAGGATAATGCAGATGAGCAGGCTGTTCCCAAGCAGGGCGATGACATAGGAAATGAAGAAGGGGATGGAAATCCACATGTGCTGGTCCTCTAACCCGGGGATGCCCAGGAAGTGGAAGATTGTGTGGCTAACAACAGTGTGGTTTAAGGAAATCATACCTGTGGAGACTACCGGAGACGTCACATTGGATTCATAGACAGAGCTGAAAATGCAAATTTTCTTGCAAGATTCTTTGTGAAGACACTAGGAGCTTTTGGCATATCTCATACTCTCCATCTTCTGTGAATACACAAACAATAAGAAACATAAAAAGTCAATAGGATCACCagactcaaaataaaaaaaaagtcaataggaTGTATTATCTACCTCAATGAGTAATCGTCTAATTTAACAGTCTAATTTCTATCCCAAgctaataaataaaacacattgttATATGTATTTCTCCTACAAACACAAGATTATGAATACACAAAGGAAATCGTTACATGTATCTGGAAAGGCTGTAACAAGATGTTTCTTGAACTTGACGTTGTAGTAGGTGGTTCatcataaggaaaagaatgaataGGGAGGGAAGCAAGAGAAGGAAATGTGGGCATTCAAATCGAAGTATGGCATGCTCATTGGACAGTGTTTATTCAGCCCCAGTTAGCTACATATAGGGAATACTGAAGAAAGCAGGGTGGTGTTTGTACAGGCAGATTTGGCCTAACTGATGGAAATGAGATTTGAAATCTCTCGGACTTCACCACATTTCGGCTCACTTGTGGAGAGAGTCAATAGACCTTAAAGAAGTAATATTGATGGAATCATGCTCACACCTTAGGAAACTAAGTTCAGAAATGACTGAATTTGGAAAATAAGGCATTATTGCTGGAAAGGGATGTGCATGATATTTGGGAGGTTTTCTACAGTTGGAAATTTTATCGGATAGTTCTTagtatacattcattcattcacttggtCATTCAGGAAGCAGTAACTGTTTTTCAGCACAATATTATAAACTGGGGAAACAGAAAAGATGGGAATTTGCCTGAGTTCTGCCTTCATGGCTTAGGAGAAAATCAAATCTGTAAGCAGATAG
Coding sequences within:
- the LOC123949882 gene encoding olfactory receptor 52B4-like, whose translation is MISLNHTVVSHTIFHFLGIPGLEDQHMWISIPFFISYVIALLGNSLLICIILTSRSLREPMYLFLCMLAGADLVLSTCTVPQALAIFWFRAGEISLDRCIIQFFFIHCTFISESGILLVMAFDRYIAICYPLRYTTILTPALIGKIGVIIFLRSYCMIFPIIFLLKRLTFCQNNIIPHTFCEHIGLAKYACNDIRVNIWYGLFVITSTVVLDVLLIFVSYVLILHAVFHMPSQDARHKALNTCGSHVCIIILFYGPAIFTTLTQRFGRHIPPHIHILLANVCILVPPMLNPIIYGIKTKQIREQVSYIFFPKQK